From Calothrix sp. PCC 6303, a single genomic window includes:
- a CDS encoding helix-turn-helix domain-containing protein — MTLTFNPQKYQELLVEHQPKIIRTEEDNEKALAVVEKLMHQQHRSLEEDELYDLLITLIEKFEQEYYAPGDASNPHSMLLFLMEQRGIKQSDLVGIVGSKGIVSEVVNGKREISKAQAKALGDFFQVDPGIFI; from the coding sequence ATGACCCTTACTTTTAATCCACAGAAATATCAAGAGTTATTAGTTGAGCATCAACCAAAAATAATTAGGACTGAAGAGGACAATGAAAAGGCTTTGGCAGTTGTTGAGAAGTTAATGCATCAACAACATCGCAGTCTTGAAGAAGATGAACTTTATGATTTACTAATTACTCTAATTGAAAAATTTGAACAGGAATATTATGCTCCTGGAGATGCTTCTAATCCTCATTCTATGTTACTTTTTTTGATGGAACAAAGAGGTATTAAACAGTCAGATTTAGTTGGGATAGTTGGTTCTAAGGGTATTGTTTCAGAGGTTGTGAATGGGAAACGGGAAATCAGCAAAGCACAAGCGAAGGCTTTAGGAGATTTTTTTCAAGTGGATCCTGGTATTTTTATATGA
- a CDS encoding type II toxin-antitoxin system HigB family toxin, translating into MHVISYRRLKEFYEQHADCQDALDNWYKVALKANWSNLIEVQSIFPKTEAVGNFTVFNIKGNKYRLIVSIDYEKQLIYIKYVFTHAEYDKDNWKNDPYF; encoded by the coding sequence ATGCATGTAATTAGCTACCGAAGGTTAAAAGAATTTTATGAACAGCACGCTGATTGTCAAGATGCTCTTGATAACTGGTACAAAGTTGCGCTCAAAGCTAACTGGTCAAATTTGATTGAGGTACAATCTATTTTCCCGAAAACAGAAGCAGTTGGTAATTTTACTGTTTTCAATATTAAAGGAAATAAATATAGATTAATCGTGAGTATCGATTATGAAAAACAGTTGATTTATATCAAGTACGTTTTCACTCATGCTGAGTATGATAAGGACAATTGGAAAAATGACCCTTACTTTTAA
- a CDS encoding iron uptake porin — MELSIKDFLKAGLQIQTRCKTPSPQLLFGSIVGCSAFSQLCLPSLAELANIIPASDSEKGVETQIQGQQDVTSCHTSISCPTVDVESVEFSSIPDNGENTNFNALDKIPTVDELTDVKPTDWAYQALKTLMERYGILSAYPDSKFRGNQQMTRYEFAAGLAITIDKVEDLVANAIGDEYIRQDAITLRRLQKEYRVVLDELQRRIDQTELKAATIQAQRFSTTTKLQGQQIVGVSGGSSAANTLVSRTRLNLLTSFQPQDLLVTQLESGNNGGDAVAQEQREGLNYLGTAGLLANAGGLQYSDVDSQLRLRRLSYSFRPQKDLEVTIGAKISPRDFIDKNSYANNEAADFSSGALLNNPLIVQNQIDREGGAGGVVVWNPSPKLIMRSLYVAKNGNQPNQGISGDGHQATVEVEYNPSQKLRLKLQYTNAQVNDTDINAVGLNTEYSLNKETGIFGRFGIGSYQGFNTAINRDFDATPISWSVGVTRRNVVIPGTLAGVAVGQPFITGDLGNSTQTNFEAFYNLQLNDNISVTPVFSLVTNPDNDKSNGTIWQSSLRTVFSF; from the coding sequence ATGGAGTTGAGTATCAAAGATTTTTTGAAAGCAGGTTTACAAATTCAAACTAGGTGCAAGACACCATCCCCTCAGTTACTATTTGGTAGCATAGTTGGCTGTAGTGCTTTTAGCCAACTATGTTTACCATCACTAGCTGAATTAGCAAATATTATCCCTGCATCTGATTCTGAGAAAGGAGTTGAGACACAAATACAGGGACAACAAGATGTCACATCTTGCCATACTTCCATATCTTGTCCAACTGTTGATGTGGAATCGGTAGAGTTTTCCAGCATTCCTGATAACGGGGAAAATACAAATTTTAATGCTTTAGATAAAATACCGACGGTTGATGAACTTACTGATGTCAAACCAACAGATTGGGCTTATCAAGCTTTAAAAACTTTGATGGAGCGTTATGGAATTCTATCAGCATATCCCGATAGTAAGTTTCGTGGCAATCAACAGATGACTCGATACGAATTTGCCGCAGGTTTAGCCATAACTATCGATAAAGTTGAGGATTTGGTGGCAAATGCCATTGGTGATGAGTATATCCGTCAGGATGCGATTACACTGCGACGTTTACAAAAAGAGTATCGGGTGGTTTTGGATGAATTGCAGCGAAGAATTGATCAAACTGAGTTGAAAGCTGCCACAATTCAAGCACAGAGATTTTCTACAACTACGAAATTACAGGGACAGCAAATTGTCGGGGTTTCCGGAGGTAGTAGTGCTGCAAATACATTAGTTTCTCGGACTCGCTTAAATTTATTGACGAGTTTTCAACCCCAAGATTTATTGGTGACACAATTGGAATCCGGTAATAATGGTGGTGATGCTGTTGCCCAAGAACAGCGTGAGGGTTTAAATTATTTGGGTACGGCTGGATTACTTGCTAATGCTGGGGGATTGCAATATTCAGATGTGGATTCCCAACTGAGATTAAGACGTTTATCTTATAGTTTTCGTCCTCAGAAAGATTTAGAAGTCACCATCGGGGCAAAAATTTCACCCCGTGATTTTATAGATAAAAATTCATACGCTAACAATGAAGCTGCCGATTTTAGTTCCGGTGCGCTTCTCAACAACCCTTTAATTGTTCAAAACCAAATTGATCGAGAAGGCGGTGCTGGGGGGGTGGTAGTATGGAATCCTAGCCCTAAATTGATTATGCGATCGCTTTACGTTGCCAAGAACGGAAATCAGCCGAATCAAGGTATATCCGGTGATGGACATCAAGCAACTGTGGAGGTGGAATATAACCCCAGTCAAAAGTTGCGACTAAAACTACAATATACCAACGCCCAAGTGAATGATACTGATATTAATGCAGTTGGTTTAAATACAGAATATAGTTTAAATAAAGAAACAGGAATCTTTGGACGCTTTGGTATTGGGAGTTACCAAGGCTTTAATACCGCTATTAATCGGGATTTTGACGCAACCCCCATCAGTTGGTCAGTTGGTGTCACAAGACGCAACGTAGTGATACCAGGAACTTTGGCAGGAGTTGCAGTTGGTCAACCTTTTATTACAGGTGATTTAGGTAATAGCACTCAAACTAATTTTGAAGCATTTTATAATCTGCAATTAAATGACAATATTAGCGTTACCCCAGTGTTTTCTCTGGTTACAAACCCAGATAACGATAAAAGTAATGGTACGATTTGGCAAAGTTCATTGAGGACGGTTTTCTCGTTTTAG
- the gloA gene encoding lactoylglutathione lyase gives MRLLHTMLRVGNLQESLKFYCEILGMKLLRQKDYPSGKFTLAFVGYGDESETSVLELTHNWGVEKYELGNAYGHIALGVDDIYGTCEQIKSLGGKVTREPGAMKHGSTVIAFVEDPDGYKIELIQVGTQGSASTNDTSQQLVNQ, from the coding sequence ATGCGCTTACTACATACAATGCTACGAGTGGGAAATCTTCAAGAATCATTGAAGTTCTACTGTGAGATTCTGGGGATGAAATTACTGCGTCAAAAGGATTACCCCAGTGGTAAATTTACTTTGGCTTTTGTAGGATACGGAGATGAATCTGAAACCTCAGTGCTAGAGTTAACTCACAACTGGGGTGTTGAAAAATATGAATTAGGCAACGCTTACGGACATATTGCCTTGGGTGTCGATGATATTTATGGAACTTGCGAACAAATAAAAAGTCTTGGAGGGAAGGTGACACGGGAACCAGGGGCAATGAAACATGGTTCCACTGTGATTGCTTTTGTTGAAGATCCAGATGGTTATAAGATAGAACTAATTCAGGTGGGTACTCAGGGTTCAGCTAGCACAAACGATACTAGTCAGCAATTGGTAAATCAATAA
- a CDS encoding bestrophin family protein, protein MAEKKLRWSTIILQSKGSIISIVYKHVIACGTFGLFISILYYYKLPVSQPILQNVIPSIVLGLLLVLRTNTAYDRFWEGRKAWGSIVNNVRNLARQILVSIQENAPEDRVEKIAILNFLVAFAVTTKLHLRGEKIHNELEELVTNRQCLKLKNINHAPLEVAFWIGDYLEQQHRSKRIDSYQLTLMQELINNLVDSLGACERILRTPMPVAYSIHLRQLLLLYCLLLPFQLVQSLGWWTCMITALISFTLFGIEAIGIQIEDPFGHDSNDLPLDNICKTMKRNIDDLISFNSGSYARVNDDNDLPTSITSRII, encoded by the coding sequence ATGGCTGAGAAAAAACTAAGATGGTCAACAATTATTTTGCAAAGCAAAGGGTCAATTATCAGTATTGTTTATAAACATGTCATTGCCTGCGGTACTTTTGGATTATTCATTTCAATTCTGTACTATTATAAATTACCAGTTTCTCAGCCTATTCTCCAAAATGTAATTCCTAGTATTGTACTTGGTTTATTATTAGTATTACGTACAAATACAGCCTACGATAGATTTTGGGAAGGTCGGAAAGCTTGGGGTTCTATTGTGAATAATGTTCGCAATTTAGCAAGACAAATTTTGGTATCTATTCAGGAAAATGCACCTGAAGATAGAGTAGAAAAAATAGCTATTCTCAATTTCTTAGTTGCCTTTGCTGTCACTACTAAGTTACATTTGCGCGGGGAAAAGATACATAATGAGTTGGAAGAGTTAGTTACAAATCGTCAATGTCTGAAGTTGAAGAATATTAACCACGCACCTTTAGAAGTTGCTTTCTGGATTGGAGATTATCTTGAGCAACAGCATCGTTCTAAACGTATTGATAGTTATCAATTAACATTAATGCAGGAATTAATAAATAATTTAGTCGATAGTTTAGGTGCTTGTGAACGTATCTTGCGTACACCGATGCCTGTAGCTTATTCGATTCATCTGCGACAACTATTACTACTATACTGTTTGCTGCTACCTTTTCAACTAGTACAGAGTTTAGGTTGGTGGACTTGTATGATTACGGCTTTAATTAGTTTTACGTTGTTTGGAATTGAGGCGATTGGAATTCAAATTGAAGATCCTTTTGGTCATGATAGCAATGATTTGCCTTTGGATAATATTTGTAAGACGATGAAACGTAATATTGATGATTTAATTAGTTTTAATTCAGGTAGTTATGCCAGAGTTAATGATGATAATGATTTACCGACATCAATTACAAGTAGGATAATATAA
- a CDS encoding ABC transporter ATP-binding protein has translation MRDDNPAITLNHIGKVYGNGNIALKDVSFSIKESEFLSLVGASGCGKSTILRIIAGLGQPSSGTINWGKSQAKQKLAFVFQDAALLPWANVRENVALPLKLARLPQRDISTRIQHAIAQVGLKGFEDNYPRQLSGGMKMRVSIARALVQNPDILLMDEPFGALDEITRSRLNTELLDLSQRHQWTVVFVTHNIYEAVYLSQRVLVMGAKPGRIVAEIEIDAPYPRSQEFRTSSIYNQHCRDISQYLMLENPGSNLTR, from the coding sequence ATGCGAGATGATAACCCTGCTATTACCCTGAATCACATTGGCAAAGTTTACGGTAATGGTAACATTGCCTTAAAAGATGTGAGTTTCAGTATCAAAGAGTCAGAATTTCTCAGCTTGGTGGGTGCATCTGGATGTGGAAAAAGTACAATATTACGAATTATCGCTGGATTGGGACAACCGAGTTCTGGAACTATTAATTGGGGTAAAAGTCAAGCAAAGCAAAAATTAGCATTTGTCTTTCAGGATGCTGCACTGTTACCTTGGGCAAACGTGAGGGAAAATGTGGCTTTACCATTGAAACTGGCGCGGCTACCACAACGAGATATTAGCACTAGAATTCAACATGCGATCGCACAAGTCGGATTAAAGGGTTTTGAGGATAACTACCCCCGTCAGTTATCTGGGGGGATGAAAATGCGAGTATCCATAGCTAGGGCATTGGTACAAAATCCTGATATCCTGCTGATGGATGAACCATTTGGCGCTTTAGACGAAATCACCCGCAGTAGACTTAATACAGAGTTATTGGATTTATCTCAGCGACACCAGTGGACAGTGGTTTTTGTCACCCACAATATCTATGAAGCAGTATACTTATCTCAGCGTGTCTTGGTAATGGGTGCAAAACCCGGACGTATTGTTGCAGAGATAGAAATAGACGCACCCTATCCCCGCAGTCAAGAGTTTCGCACTTCATCGATATATAACCAACATTGTCGGGATATTTCCCAATATTTGATGCTTGAAAATCCAGGAAGCAATCTAACTCGGTAG
- a CDS encoding ABC transporter substrate-binding protein: MNRRQFLKYSSMTVGTGTLVACGTSAKVTSSNSAPNPKTKGGLDKVIFSLSWVAEAEYGGFYQAVATGIYQDHGLDVIIKPAGPRGNYNLLLIGGATDLTMAHSGEAINAVKDSVPKVTVAAIFQRDPLVLIAHPGMGNDSLEKLKGKPILVAAAADANYWPFLKAKYGFTDDQKRPYNFDLQPFLKDKNIIQQGIITAEPFDIKKKGGFDPVVMLLADYGYNSYNFTIQTTNKLVEKNPDLVQRFLDASIKGWYSYLEDPIPGNNLIKQANPSMTDEQISFSIQKMKDSGLILGGDAQQLGIGAMTAERWESFFNNMVQAGVFDNSVKYKDAYSLKFVNKGTSYYKS, from the coding sequence ATGAATCGTCGCCAATTCTTGAAATATAGCTCCATGACAGTTGGTACTGGCACTCTGGTAGCTTGCGGGACTAGTGCCAAAGTCACATCTAGTAATTCCGCACCTAATCCTAAAACTAAGGGTGGACTCGATAAGGTAATATTTAGCCTCAGTTGGGTTGCTGAAGCTGAGTATGGTGGTTTTTATCAAGCTGTAGCCACGGGAATTTATCAAGATCATGGTTTAGATGTCATAATCAAACCGGCAGGACCTCGCGGCAACTATAATTTATTGTTGATAGGGGGAGCCACTGATTTAACTATGGCACATAGTGGGGAGGCAATTAATGCCGTTAAGGATTCTGTACCCAAGGTGACAGTAGCTGCTATCTTTCAAAGAGACCCCCTGGTACTGATTGCCCATCCAGGAATGGGAAATGATTCTCTAGAAAAACTCAAGGGAAAACCAATTTTGGTTGCTGCTGCTGCTGATGCTAACTATTGGCCCTTTTTAAAAGCAAAATATGGATTTACAGATGATCAAAAACGTCCTTACAACTTTGATCTTCAACCATTTTTAAAAGATAAAAATATTATTCAACAGGGAATTATTACTGCTGAACCCTTTGATATTAAGAAGAAAGGTGGATTTGATCCTGTGGTGATGCTACTGGCTGATTATGGTTATAACTCCTATAATTTCACGATTCAAACTACAAATAAGTTAGTCGAAAAAAATCCAGATTTGGTGCAAAGGTTTCTTGATGCCTCCATTAAAGGCTGGTATAGCTATTTAGAGGATCCAATTCCCGGTAATAATTTGATTAAGCAAGCTAATCCTAGTATGACAGATGAGCAAATTAGCTTTAGTATTCAAAAAATGAAGGATAGCGGCTTAATTTTGGGAGGTGATGCTCAACAATTGGGAATTGGGGCAATGACTGCTGAACGCTGGGAATCTTTCTTTAATAATATGGTGCAAGCGGGTGTTTTTGATAATAGCGTCAAATACAAAGATGCATATTCTTTGAAATTTGTCAACAAAGGAACAAGTTACTATAAATCCTAA
- a CDS encoding serine/threonine-protein kinase — protein MSFCINPHCTKPQNTDTTLFCQSCGSELLLEGRYRVINYLGGGGFGKTYEVLGRDNSRQVLKVLLHNYPKAVSLFQQEAQVLSQLDHPGIPKGNGYFTFLPNNAVEPLHCLVMEKIEGLNLEQYLQQRKNAPISQDLAVEWLNQLFNILHKVHSQNFFHRDIKPSNIMLKGDGQLVLIDFGAAREVTSTYIAKQAIGQITGISSPGYTPPEQLNGQAVLNSDFFAVGRTFAFLLTGKTPTDPDIYDPNSDELRWQNFAPGISTLLANLINDLMRRSPSQRPQSTQEILQRLGMVEKELRKYHATTVGYKTSNNQRWGNQVLGGLRFPRISAKTIAVAAAFIAAVVILTAIPFYLGTDFMSMVLPSQSEKWAKKLTLANTLTGHAEAISSIAITPNGETIASGSHDQTIKLWNSQTGKLIRTIYGHTLPVSAVAISPDGQQLVSGSLDETIKQWELNSGKQIRSLKTDGYVAWNNAIAITKDGQTLATGGTDKTIRLWNFTTGQRLRTLYGHNLPVLSLAISPNSQTLASGSTDRTVRLWNITSGQQTQSISVHTGWVTAVAFTPDNQTLVSGSLDKSIKVWKVNTGELVKTLAGHSYSVLSLAVSPDGKILASGGLDGEIRLWNLETGKLVHVMSSAHSGQVISLSISQDGSTLISGGADNTIKVWRSR, from the coding sequence ATGAGTTTTTGCATTAATCCCCACTGTACCAAACCCCAAAACACTGACACAACTCTATTTTGTCAGAGTTGCGGTTCGGAATTGCTGCTAGAAGGACGCTATCGAGTTATCAACTATTTGGGTGGTGGTGGGTTTGGGAAAACTTATGAAGTGCTGGGACGTGATAATAGTCGTCAGGTTTTAAAGGTTCTCCTCCACAATTATCCCAAGGCTGTATCCCTGTTTCAACAAGAAGCTCAGGTATTGAGCCAGTTGGATCATCCGGGTATCCCCAAAGGAAATGGGTACTTTACTTTTTTACCAAACAATGCTGTAGAGCCTTTACATTGTTTGGTGATGGAAAAAATTGAAGGTTTGAATCTAGAACAATATTTACAACAGCGGAAAAACGCACCAATAAGCCAAGATTTAGCTGTAGAATGGCTGAATCAATTATTTAATATACTTCACAAAGTTCATAGTCAGAATTTCTTTCACCGAGACATAAAACCCTCCAATATCATGCTTAAAGGTGATGGGCAATTGGTTTTAATTGATTTTGGTGCAGCGAGGGAAGTCACATCTACATATATTGCCAAACAAGCAATTGGACAAATTACAGGAATTAGTTCTCCTGGATATACTCCACCGGAACAGTTAAATGGACAAGCAGTATTAAATTCTGATTTTTTTGCGGTTGGACGTACCTTTGCATTCTTACTAACGGGAAAAACACCAACTGACCCCGATATTTATGATCCAAATTCTGATGAACTGCGTTGGCAGAATTTTGCCCCAGGAATTTCCACACTTTTAGCTAATTTAATTAACGATTTGATGCGACGTTCTCCAAGTCAACGTCCCCAAAGTACCCAAGAAATTTTACAACGTTTGGGAATGGTAGAGAAGGAGTTGCGGAAATATCACGCTACTACCGTTGGTTATAAAACATCGAATAATCAGCGTTGGGGTAATCAGGTTTTGGGTGGATTGAGATTTCCCCGAATATCTGCCAAAACAATTGCTGTTGCTGCTGCATTTATTGCCGCTGTGGTAATTTTAACAGCTATTCCCTTCTACCTTGGCACCGACTTCATGTCGATGGTGTTGCCGAGTCAATCAGAAAAATGGGCAAAAAAACTGACTTTGGCAAATACCCTAACTGGACATGCGGAGGCAATTTCTTCGATTGCCATAACTCCGAATGGGGAAACCATCGCTAGTGGAAGTCATGATCAAACAATTAAATTGTGGAATTCCCAAACTGGTAAGCTGATACGTACCATTTATGGACATACACTTCCAGTTTCAGCGGTGGCAATTAGTCCTGATGGACAGCAATTGGTGAGTGGAAGTTTGGATGAAACCATTAAGCAGTGGGAATTAAATAGTGGTAAACAAATTCGCAGCTTAAAGACAGATGGGTACGTCGCGTGGAATAATGCGATCGCAATCACCAAAGATGGGCAAACTTTAGCTACTGGTGGTACAGATAAAACCATCCGGTTGTGGAATTTTACCACCGGACAACGACTACGTACCCTCTATGGGCATAATCTACCTGTTCTATCACTTGCCATCAGTCCCAATAGTCAAACCCTCGCAAGTGGAAGCACCGATAGAACTGTGCGACTTTGGAATATTACCAGTGGACAACAAACTCAGTCAATTTCCGTGCATACAGGTTGGGTAACTGCTGTTGCTTTCACCCCCGACAACCAAACTCTAGTGAGTGGGAGTCTTGACAAAAGCATCAAAGTATGGAAGGTAAATACAGGGGAATTAGTTAAAACCTTAGCTGGACATTCCTATTCTGTATTATCCCTGGCAGTGAGTCCCGATGGGAAAATTCTCGCTAGCGGGGGTTTAGATGGGGAGATTCGGTTATGGAACTTAGAAACAGGAAAACTTGTACATGTTATGTCTTCAGCACATAGTGGACAAGTTATTTCCCTAAGCATTAGCCAAGATGGTAGTACCTTGATTAGTGGTGGTGCAGATAATACTATCAAAGTTTGGCGATCGCGTTGA
- a CDS encoding LysR family transcriptional regulator — protein MNQATLHQLKVFEAAARHSSFTRAAEELFLTQPTVSMQIKQLTKSVGLPLFEQVGKRLFLTEAGRELFATCQQIFETIAQFEMKVADLKGLKQGQLKLSVITTAKYFIPRLLGAFCDLYPGIDISLKVSNHEGIVERMTANLDDVYIMSQVPEHLDVNYEPFLENPLVVLAPLNHPLAKEKNIPIQRLADEPFIMREPGSGTRRAIQTLFEKHEVVVKVKLELGSNEAIKQAIAGGLGISVLSRHTLLPEIGDLVILDVEEFPIKRDWFMVYPNGKQLSIVARTYCDYLLNAARPFAEKNSLLDVISEKQERVLTDA, from the coding sequence ATGAATCAAGCTACATTACATCAACTAAAAGTCTTTGAAGCAGCAGCACGTCACTCTAGTTTTACTCGTGCGGCTGAGGAGTTATTTTTAACTCAGCCAACAGTTTCAATGCAAATTAAACAACTAACGAAATCAGTGGGATTGCCACTATTTGAGCAGGTTGGGAAGCGTTTATTTTTAACTGAAGCAGGAAGAGAGTTATTTGCAACTTGTCAGCAAATATTTGAAACAATTGCTCAGTTTGAGATGAAAGTTGCTGATTTGAAAGGATTAAAGCAAGGGCAATTAAAGTTATCAGTTATTACAACTGCAAAGTACTTCATCCCAAGATTATTGGGTGCATTTTGCGATCTTTATCCAGGAATCGATATTTCTTTAAAGGTTAGTAACCATGAAGGAATTGTTGAGCGAATGACTGCTAATCTGGATGATGTTTATATTATGAGTCAGGTTCCAGAACATCTTGATGTAAATTACGAACCTTTTCTCGAAAATCCTTTGGTGGTTTTAGCACCATTGAATCACCCATTGGCAAAAGAAAAAAATATTCCGATTCAACGACTTGCTGATGAACCTTTTATTATGCGGGAACCAGGTTCAGGGACACGTAGGGCAATTCAAACTCTGTTTGAGAAACATGAAGTAGTTGTTAAAGTCAAGCTGGAATTAGGAAGTAATGAAGCTATTAAACAGGCAATTGCCGGAGGTTTAGGAATTTCGGTTTTGTCAAGACATACTTTGTTACCAGAAATAGGAGACTTAGTAATTCTTGATGTTGAGGAATTTCCCATTAAACGGGATTGGTTTATGGTATACCCTAATGGTAAACAGCTATCAATTGTTGCCCGCACTTATTGTGACTATTTGTTAAATGCTGCTAGACCATTTGCAGAGAAAAACTCTTTACTTGATGTCATTTCGGAAAAACAGGAGAGAGTTCTGACTGATGCGTAG